One genomic segment of Methanobacterium spitsbergense includes these proteins:
- a CDS encoding flavodoxin family protein, with protein sequence MEKVLFICASPRKNGNTAEVLSECAQIIENHGLTTETIYLRGKNIESCKACGACAKLHRCHIDDGLNEIIEKIRESKGFIVGTPVYFGTARGDLMSALQRIGYVSMNTDGFLSWKVGGPIAVARRGGQTATIQELLMFYLINDMIIPGSTYWNIVFGREKGEAIQDEEGMQTIRRFGENVANLIIKIA encoded by the coding sequence ATGGAAAAAGTTCTTTTTATATGTGCAAGTCCACGTAAAAATGGAAATACCGCTGAAGTATTGTCAGAATGTGCTCAAATTATAGAAAACCATGGCTTGACTACTGAAACAATTTATTTAAGAGGGAAAAATATTGAGTCATGCAAGGCATGTGGGGCATGTGCTAAACTCCATAGATGCCATATAGATGATGGTCTAAACGAAATCATCGAAAAAATAAGGGAATCAAAGGGTTTCATAGTTGGTACTCCAGTATACTTCGGAACAGCCCGAGGAGACTTAATGTCGGCACTTCAAAGAATTGGATATGTTTCAATGAATACCGATGGATTCCTCTCTTGGAAGGTTGGAGGACCAATTGCAGTTGCCAGGCGCGGAGGGCAAACAGCCACAATACAAGAGCTTCTGATGTTTTATTTGATAAACGACATGATCATTCCGGGTTCAACATATTGGAATATAGTATTTGGAAGGGAAAAAGGAGAAGCTATCCAAGACGAAGAGGGAATGCAAACCATAAGAAGATTCGGGGAAAATGTTGCGAATCTCATCATCAAAATAGCTTAA
- a CDS encoding flavin reductase family protein, whose protein sequence is MSKINIGKNVFTQTMPVTLIGSKVEGKTNFMTLAWVTRVNSNPPLFGVAINKVHHSSKDIIENKTFSINFPSEDLLIETDYCGLVSGRKTDKSDKSDIFNVFYGELETAPMITECAVSIECKLFDVVELPTNNLFIGEAVAAYSEEQYLTDNKLDIKKINPLILTMPDNNYWKVGDHAGNAWNAGKNFKQ, encoded by the coding sequence ATGTCAAAAATAAATATTGGTAAGAATGTTTTTACACAGACAATGCCCGTAACTTTGATTGGAAGTAAAGTTGAGGGTAAAACTAATTTTATGACTTTAGCTTGGGTAACACGTGTTAATTCAAACCCTCCACTTTTTGGAGTTGCAATTAATAAAGTTCACCATAGTTCTAAAGATATAATAGAAAATAAAACATTCAGTATAAATTTCCCCTCTGAAGACCTTCTCATTGAAACAGATTACTGTGGACTGGTTTCAGGAAGAAAAACAGATAAATCAGATAAATCAGATATCTTCAATGTTTTCTATGGGGAATTGGAAACAGCTCCAATGATAACGGAGTGTGCGGTGTCAATAGAGTGTAAGCTTTTTGATGTAGTTGAACTTCCAACCAACAATCTATTCATCGGAGAAGCTGTGGCAGCATATTCTGAAGAACAATATTTAACAGATAATAAGTTGGATATTAAAAAAATAAACCCATTAATCTTAACCATGCCAGACAATAACTATTGGAAAGTGGGGGATCATGCAGGAAATGCTTGGAATGCTGGAAAGAATTTTAAGCAATGA
- a CDS encoding DUF116 domain-containing protein — MAFYEFYQIFGQIVFVLVLTMLTLLSVTLILGKLLIKEDKLVFPRLLLFTIDMFYGLFKKFSENVGVDAKIVDQIGVEVRNKVNEKFFKKIESQDKILVLPHCLRHADCEAKLEASGLVCKDCNRCVIGVLKNKAEDKGFKVFIIPGSTFLKKILEKNNFKAVLGVACYQDLNLAMMKLSKFSCQGVPLLKDGCINTKVDPRAVLEKMGEIQESENGHGISSCNNESYSPKTL; from the coding sequence ATGGCGTTTTATGAATTTTATCAGATATTCGGTCAAATAGTCTTTGTTCTAGTTTTAACAATGCTTACACTGCTTTCTGTGACACTCATCCTTGGAAAGCTTTTAATTAAAGAGGATAAACTGGTTTTTCCAAGGCTTTTACTCTTTACCATTGATATGTTCTACGGACTCTTTAAAAAGTTCTCTGAAAATGTTGGAGTGGATGCCAAGATAGTTGATCAGATTGGGGTTGAGGTAAGGAATAAAGTTAATGAAAAGTTCTTCAAAAAAATAGAATCACAAGATAAAATACTGGTTCTCCCACACTGCTTAAGACACGCAGACTGTGAAGCTAAATTAGAAGCCTCTGGACTTGTCTGTAAAGATTGTAATAGATGTGTTATAGGGGTCCTCAAAAATAAAGCAGAAGATAAAGGATTCAAAGTATTTATAATACCCGGATCAACATTCTTGAAAAAGATACTTGAGAAAAACAATTTTAAAGCAGTTCTTGGAGTTGCATGCTATCAAGATCTGAATCTGGCCATGATGAAACTCTCTAAATTTTCATGCCAAGGTGTTCCTCTTCTTAAGGACGGATGTATCAATACAAAGGTTGACCCACGAGCAGTTCTCGAGAAGATGGGAGAGATTCAGGAAAGCGAAAATGGACATGGAATCAGCTCATGTAACAATGAATCATATTCTCCTAAAACATTGTAA
- a CDS encoding DUF169 domain-containing protein, which translates to MSSCEINGYEELSQKFKDKLGLEKSPVAVKLVLNEDDIPGGIPKIEEKVRHCEMIQKASQGDIFYATAEEQACKGGAGAIGLMEPPEKVNSGEMYYSLGRFSSLGSAKRTVDAIPKIEPIMKAIAYSPLEKTPFDPDVVVIICNPQQAMQLAQAMVYTLGGRFEADFAGIQSICGDAVAGPYTTKRPNITLGCSGSRKFADIKSDEVIVGMNGENIGCIVNALEAL; encoded by the coding sequence ATGAGTAGTTGTGAAATAAACGGGTATGAAGAGTTATCACAAAAATTTAAAGATAAACTTGGCTTGGAAAAATCTCCAGTTGCAGTTAAACTAGTTTTAAATGAAGATGACATTCCTGGGGGTATTCCAAAGATTGAAGAAAAAGTCCGGCATTGTGAAATGATACAGAAAGCATCACAAGGCGATATATTCTATGCTACCGCTGAAGAACAGGCCTGTAAAGGTGGGGCAGGAGCAATAGGGCTTATGGAACCCCCTGAAAAAGTTAATTCTGGTGAGATGTATTATTCTTTAGGAAGATTTTCTAGTTTGGGTTCAGCTAAAAGAACAGTTGATGCCATCCCAAAAATAGAACCCATAATGAAGGCAATAGCATATTCACCACTGGAAAAAACTCCATTTGACCCGGATGTTGTAGTTATAATTTGTAACCCTCAACAAGCAATGCAACTTGCTCAAGCAATGGTCTATACTCTTGGGGGTCGTTTTGAAGCAGACTTTGCAGGAATACAATCGATATGTGGAGACGCAGTTGCAGGACCATACACAACCAAGAGACCCAACATAACATTGGGGTGTAGTGGGTCAAGGAAATTTGCAGACATCAAATCTGACGAAGTAATTGTTGGAATGAACGGTGAAAATATAGGCTGTATTGTCAATGCTCTTGAAGCATTATAA
- a CDS encoding DUF367 family protein — translation MKVTVYHAEQCDPKKCTTVKLQRQGKIEVVPKLNKLPRGAIVLDPFSEKSMSPEDREIVEKNGIVGLDCSWNRIQKSSIMFKGKKYHRSLPFLVAANPTNYGKPCKLSTAEAIAATFYIVGLKDNAVEIMSQFKWGPHFLTLNHELLEAYSRAKTSAEVVKIQNRFIGG, via the coding sequence ATGAAAGTGACAGTGTACCATGCAGAACAGTGCGACCCAAAGAAATGCACAACAGTGAAACTTCAAAGACAAGGCAAGATTGAAGTGGTTCCTAAACTAAACAAGTTACCTAGAGGTGCTATAGTTCTGGATCCCTTTTCTGAAAAGTCCATGTCACCTGAAGACAGGGAAATCGTTGAAAAAAACGGTATTGTAGGTCTTGATTGCTCATGGAACAGGATACAAAAGTCTAGCATAATGTTCAAGGGCAAAAAATATCATAGGTCTCTTCCTTTTCTTGTTGCAGCTAATCCAACCAACTATGGAAAGCCATGCAAACTCTCAACTGCAGAGGCTATTGCAGCAACTTTTTATATAGTGGGGCTTAAAGATAATGCTGTTGAAATAATGTCCCAGTTCAAGTGGGGACCTCATTTTCTAACACTCAATCATGAGTTATTAGAAGCATATTCCCGTGCTAAAACAAGTGCGGAAGTTGTAAAGATTCAAAATAGATTTATAGGAGGCTAA
- a CDS encoding VWA domain-containing protein produces the protein MRLLKNLIFPFSAIVGQEDVKKSLILNAINPSIGGVLIKGDKGTGKTTAVRPLADLLPPLKVVKGCPFNCDPDDQDSLCDSCKSEDFEVETKSMKVVELPLGSTEDRVVGSINIEKALKEGLKALEPGILADANRNILYVDEINLLDDNLVDVLLDAAAYGVNIVEREGISFVHPSNFMLVGTMNPAEGELRPQLSDRIGLHISVHSIMDLEERVKIMERREEFERDPTAFKAKYKDQQDKILENIVTARKILKKVNVSRDLMEVIAYLCMEMGVDGHRADIAILKASKTIAAYNFLEEVNLEHVEEAALLVLGERFNRTSQNRNKINQMVQKAQEDISKKKKENHRGNTQDQGQNQGKKDQQDNGSKQENPQEKQENSNNEKQEDSNRNEKFEQPNSNVNVTGQGSQDNENSDNTEQDKKFKPIGKENDITVSEEGLDIKKLLKIKGKKKKKLYGKRVDSTTQKGKYVKSRLSKDLKNDIAVDATLRAAAISSEGSIKVKSEHIRHKVRKHGAKASIAIVVDISGSMFSEKKSERVKDILINVIEDAGRQGDKISVVGFKGREAMVIIPTTKRATSFREQIDNIKIGGTTPLASGMKKGFEILKKERFKKEYVPMMLILTDGMPNVAVDENPTKDALKIAGELKDNEIHTLIVNFEQTAKHGRDMNMELAIASSGRYYDLEELKSPGCAVSMILNNERNDL, from the coding sequence GTGAGACTATTGAAAAACCTTATTTTTCCATTTTCAGCAATTGTAGGTCAGGAAGACGTGAAAAAATCTCTTATATTGAATGCCATCAACCCGAGTATTGGTGGGGTTCTTATAAAAGGGGACAAAGGAACAGGTAAAACAACTGCAGTTCGTCCATTGGCAGATCTTTTGCCGCCACTTAAAGTTGTTAAAGGCTGTCCATTTAATTGCGATCCTGATGATCAAGATTCATTATGCGATTCATGCAAATCCGAAGATTTTGAGGTAGAAACTAAGAGTATGAAGGTTGTTGAACTACCCTTGGGATCAACTGAAGACAGAGTTGTTGGATCAATTAACATAGAAAAAGCTTTAAAAGAAGGATTAAAAGCATTGGAACCAGGAATACTGGCAGATGCAAACAGGAACATACTTTACGTTGATGAAATTAACTTACTCGACGATAATCTCGTTGATGTATTGTTAGATGCAGCAGCATATGGAGTTAATATTGTTGAAAGGGAAGGAATTTCTTTTGTACATCCTTCCAACTTCATGCTTGTAGGTACAATGAACCCTGCAGAAGGCGAACTAAGACCTCAACTTTCAGACCGTATAGGTTTACACATATCTGTACACAGCATTATGGATTTGGAGGAAAGGGTTAAAATAATGGAAAGGCGTGAAGAATTTGAGCGTGATCCAACAGCATTCAAAGCTAAGTACAAGGATCAACAAGATAAAATCCTAGAAAATATTGTAACTGCACGGAAAATACTCAAAAAAGTAAATGTTTCAAGGGATTTGATGGAAGTTATAGCATACTTATGCATGGAGATGGGTGTTGATGGTCATAGGGCAGACATTGCAATTTTAAAAGCTTCAAAAACAATTGCAGCCTATAATTTCTTGGAAGAAGTTAACCTTGAGCATGTTGAAGAAGCAGCACTATTGGTACTCGGGGAAAGATTCAACAGAACATCTCAGAATAGAAATAAAATCAATCAGATGGTACAGAAAGCTCAGGAAGATATTTCTAAGAAAAAAAAAGAAAATCATAGGGGCAACACTCAAGATCAAGGACAGAATCAAGGAAAAAAAGATCAGCAGGATAATGGATCTAAACAGGAAAATCCTCAAGAAAAACAAGAAAATAGCAATAACGAAAAACAGGAAGATTCAAATAGAAATGAAAAGTTTGAACAGCCAAATTCCAATGTAAATGTTACAGGGCAAGGATCTCAAGATAATGAAAATTCTGATAATACAGAACAGGATAAAAAATTCAAACCAATTGGAAAAGAAAATGATATAACTGTTAGTGAAGAGGGGCTCGATATAAAAAAACTGCTTAAAATCAAGGGTAAAAAAAAGAAGAAACTCTACGGTAAAAGAGTAGACTCAACAACGCAAAAGGGTAAATACGTAAAAAGCAGATTATCCAAAGATTTAAAAAATGATATTGCGGTTGATGCAACCTTAAGAGCCGCTGCAATAAGCTCTGAGGGAAGTATAAAAGTTAAAAGTGAACATATTCGGCATAAAGTAAGAAAACATGGTGCAAAAGCTTCAATTGCCATAGTTGTCGATATAAGTGGGTCAATGTTCTCTGAAAAAAAATCTGAAAGAGTTAAAGATATTTTGATTAATGTTATTGAAGATGCAGGTAGACAAGGGGACAAAATAAGCGTTGTTGGATTTAAAGGCAGAGAAGCCATGGTTATAATTCCAACGACCAAGAGAGCAACCTCATTTAGGGAACAGATTGATAATATAAAGATTGGCGGTACAACGCCTCTTGCATCAGGAATGAAAAAAGGATTTGAAATACTAAAAAAGGAAAGATTCAAGAAGGAATACGTTCCCATGATGTTAATACTTACCGATGGCATGCCAAACGTAGCTGTAGACGAGAATCCAACTAAAGATGCTCTGAAAATTGCAGGAGAACTCAAAGATAATGAAATACACACACTTATAGTGAATTTTGAACAGACAGCTAAACATGGAAGGGATATGAATATGGAACTAGCAATAGCTTCAAGTGGCAGATATTATGATCTTGAGGAACTTAAAAGTCCAGGTTGTGCAGTATCAATGATATTAAATAATGAAAGAAATGATCTGTAA
- a CDS encoding CPBP family intramembrane glutamic endopeptidase has protein sequence MKFLHSDKHFKPFLFHILKILLALLIIQILRAVCMLGLWYALKPGENLALFQALNGISFIIVGVVLLLWFRPSLKELSLDWEDISLRTRIMYILGGLILVTLILLPILLGFELDVIVMGFVFGIIVPVFEELLFRGYIWNKIEGYYNINSDPNALFVRRRGLITLITVTLLFGIWHLGYVDVFLINPRISHENFSLTTMLIAKVGLGLFLGMILGYVRFKTGKVYASFLLHGFWNTFAP, from the coding sequence TTGAAATTTTTACACTCTGACAAACATTTCAAACCATTTTTGTTTCATATACTTAAAATTCTCCTTGCATTACTAATTATACAGATATTAAGGGCAGTATGCATGCTGGGACTTTGGTATGCTTTAAAACCAGGAGAAAATCTAGCACTTTTCCAAGCGCTTAATGGAATTTCTTTCATAATTGTTGGAGTTGTACTGTTACTATGGTTTAGGCCATCACTAAAGGAATTAAGTCTTGACTGGGAGGATATAAGTTTAAGAACAAGAATCATGTATATTTTAGGGGGTTTAATTTTAGTTACACTCATTTTACTCCCAATTTTACTGGGATTTGAGCTTGATGTAATTGTAATGGGCTTTGTTTTTGGAATAATAGTACCTGTGTTTGAAGAACTACTTTTCAGAGGTTATATATGGAATAAAATTGAGGGTTACTACAATATTAATTCAGATCCAAATGCATTGTTCGTTCGAAGGAGAGGACTAATAACCTTAATAACTGTTACATTACTTTTCGGGATATGGCACCTTGGATATGTTGATGTTTTCTTGATAAACCCTAGGATTAGCCATGAAAACTTTTCTTTAACTACAATGCTGATAGCAAAAGTAGGATTGGGCTTATTTTTAGGTATGATACTGGGATATGTTAGATTTAAAACTGGAAAAGTTTATGCTTCGTTTCTTCTACATGGATTCTGGAATACATTTGCACCTTAA
- a CDS encoding Ig-like domain-containing protein → MNLRKKGLIVLVIMIFFLFMGAASAASTNKKVSLNDKKFTTVNIPFVENHGQISDKNVKYSANTFIGNVYVKDNGIVYTLSKDKKGWVVSEKFVNSNNVDVKGYDRSKTKVSYYKGKSVQKNLATYSKVKYSNLYDGIDLYLKAHGKNIEKIYSIGKIGSPSSIWVTVSGSKGLKINKNGELEILNGLSALKLTKPIAYQIINGKRVNVSVSYVINNLSYGYKTGAYNKNYKLIIDPLLSSTFLSGNSYDNAQGVAVDKAGNVYVTGYTGSYDFPIIPGGYQTTIKSAEWDAFVSKFDSTLTTLISSTFIGGNYSDKATGIALDNQGQSECNVFITGTTYSQNYPNTAFTVPWETGAGDVFISKLSNDLTTLESSTFFGGNRADMANAIIVDASNNIYITGQTFSYNGTDSKNNPVTSFPIRYSSFNEPLAQNSYVGNGDVFVSKLDNNLDFLRSGVVFGGSGTSYGTSLAVDQSNYIYVTGATNANDFPAVTNTNVYPDNGFQNSKGDYDAFIVKLSKQYLENIEGVALLGGSARDIGNSIAVDPLGRVYVVGGTWSSDMYTTLGAKQRQNNGQEDGFVVIMDKQIQNILSSTYLGGNGIDVANGVIVSDQGNIGIIGTTNSTKSFPNELPSGDTTAHGMEDVFFTAFTNVMTAQEKVETTILGGVNADYGEALAIDTIGNVFLVGNTWSNDYPTTSGAYQTATVDNLQYTDDAFISKIDNLFDTSPPTVGSTDPVNNSSNVQLNKIIKLVYNEQIQPGSNFDIGGGLSSITLNGVNVPLSNIQIVMNTLVITPTNLLKSTKYILFIPVDAIEDLAGNIGNEYTLVFNTVVPINVVSTNPVNNANNVVGNQPITITFNIPIKTGPNYALITLLNSASTKIPITKTINGNILTITPISNLTPETYTLSLPINSILDMNNKGLTSIFTTSFTVTSPTVTSTNPVNTAINFPIDKVITVTFDRAIQNPDKLLIKLIRPYNGAEVPITFGITTDLKTLIIYHNTWLLKGVTYNLILNPNCITDLAGNGLITQYNTSFKTVTTTTSALSKTPVNTAPTVTSTNPVNNAVNIPTNKIIKINFSEAIKFGTKCWIELKTSSGKTIAFKKTISGKTLSITPTSALAKGTTYTIIIHSNSITDLTGKGLATAYTTKFKTVTV, encoded by the coding sequence TTGAATTTGAGAAAAAAAGGCCTGATTGTATTGGTAATAATGATATTCTTTCTTTTTATGGGAGCAGCCAGTGCAGCAAGTACCAATAAAAAAGTAAGTTTAAATGATAAAAAATTCACAACCGTAAATATTCCTTTTGTGGAGAATCACGGACAAATATCCGATAAAAATGTAAAATATTCTGCTAACACATTTATTGGAAATGTATATGTTAAAGATAATGGAATTGTCTATACTTTGTCCAAAGATAAAAAGGGATGGGTTGTTAGTGAAAAATTTGTAAATTCCAATAATGTTGATGTAAAAGGGTATGATCGATCCAAAACCAAGGTTAGCTACTACAAAGGTAAAAGTGTACAGAAGAATTTAGCTACCTATTCCAAGGTGAAATATTCAAATTTATACGATGGAATTGATCTCTATCTAAAAGCCCATGGTAAAAATATTGAAAAAATTTATTCCATTGGAAAGATTGGAAGCCCTAGTAGCATATGGGTAACAGTCAGCGGTTCTAAAGGACTTAAAATTAATAAAAATGGCGAACTGGAAATACTAAACGGTTTAAGTGCATTAAAACTTACCAAACCAATAGCTTACCAAATAATTAATGGTAAAAGAGTCAATGTGTCTGTTTCATATGTAATCAACAATTTAAGCTACGGATACAAAACCGGTGCATACAACAAAAACTACAAACTAATCATAGATCCTTTATTATCCAGCACATTCCTCAGTGGAAACAGTTATGATAATGCACAGGGCGTTGCAGTAGACAAAGCAGGAAATGTGTATGTAACTGGGTATACTGGTTCTTATGATTTCCCTATCATTCCCGGAGGATACCAAACCACAATTAAAAGTGCTGAATGGGATGCATTCGTATCAAAATTTGACAGTACACTTACAACATTAATTTCCAGTACTTTTATAGGTGGAAATTACAGTGACAAAGCTACAGGCATCGCATTAGATAACCAAGGACAATCTGAATGCAATGTATTTATAACTGGTACAACCTATTCCCAAAATTATCCAAATACTGCATTTACAGTGCCTTGGGAAACTGGAGCAGGTGATGTCTTTATTTCAAAATTGAGTAATGACCTCACTACGTTAGAATCAAGCACCTTTTTCGGTGGAAACCGCGCAGACATGGCTAATGCAATTATTGTTGATGCATCCAATAACATTTACATAACCGGACAAACATTTTCATACAATGGTACAGATAGTAAAAATAATCCTGTAACAAGTTTCCCCATTCGATATTCATCATTCAATGAACCATTAGCTCAAAATTCCTATGTTGGAAATGGTGATGTATTTGTTTCAAAATTAGATAACAATCTTGACTTCCTAAGATCAGGAGTGGTATTTGGAGGATCTGGAACAAGTTATGGAACTAGTCTTGCAGTAGATCAATCAAATTATATCTATGTAACCGGCGCCACCAATGCAAATGATTTCCCTGCAGTAACTAATACCAACGTATATCCCGATAATGGATTCCAAAACTCCAAAGGAGATTATGATGCGTTCATTGTAAAACTATCTAAGCAATATCTCGAAAATATTGAGGGAGTAGCATTGCTTGGAGGATCAGCTCGAGATATTGGAAATAGCATTGCAGTAGATCCACTAGGTAGAGTTTATGTTGTAGGGGGAACATGGTCATCTGACATGTACACTACTCTTGGAGCTAAACAACGCCAAAACAATGGACAAGAAGATGGTTTTGTTGTAATAATGGATAAACAGATACAAAATATATTGAGCAGCACTTATTTAGGAGGAAATGGTATAGATGTTGCCAACGGAGTAATTGTATCAGATCAGGGAAATATTGGTATCATAGGTACAACCAATTCAACCAAAAGCTTCCCAAATGAACTACCAAGTGGTGATACCACAGCTCATGGTATGGAAGATGTTTTCTTCACAGCATTCACAAATGTTATGACTGCACAGGAAAAAGTTGAAACCACAATCCTGGGAGGAGTTAATGCAGATTATGGTGAAGCTCTCGCAATAGATACCATTGGAAACGTATTTCTTGTAGGAAATACTTGGTCAAATGATTATCCAACTACATCAGGCGCTTATCAAACTGCTACTGTAGATAATTTACAGTACACAGATGATGCATTCATATCGAAAATCGATAACTTGTTTGATACATCGCCACCAACTGTAGGCAGCACAGATCCTGTAAATAATTCATCGAATGTACAATTAAACAAAATAATTAAATTAGTATATAACGAACAGATACAACCCGGAAGTAATTTTGACATAGGAGGAGGATTAAGTAGTATTACACTTAACGGAGTAAATGTTCCGTTGTCTAATATTCAAATAGTAATGAACACCCTAGTAATTACTCCAACTAACCTTCTAAAGTCAACTAAATACATATTATTCATACCAGTTGATGCAATCGAAGACCTTGCCGGTAATATTGGTAATGAATATACTCTTGTATTTAACACAGTTGTACCAATAAACGTAGTAAGTACAAATCCTGTTAATAATGCAAATAACGTTGTAGGAAACCAACCGATCACAATAACATTCAATATACCAATAAAAACAGGCCCTAATTACGCATTAATAACTTTATTGAACAGTGCAAGCACCAAAATACCAATAACAAAAACAATCAATGGAAACATTTTAACCATTACCCCTATTAGTAACCTAACTCCAGAAACATACACCTTATCATTACCAATAAACAGCATTTTAGACATGAACAATAAAGGATTAACATCGATATTCACAACTAGTTTCACTGTAACCTCACCAACAGTAACCAGCACCAACCCTGTAAATACTGCTATAAATTTTCCAATAGACAAAGTGATAACAGTTACATTCGACAGAGCAATACAAAACCCCGATAAATTATTAATAAAACTAATAAGACCTTATAATGGAGCAGAAGTACCAATAACATTCGGTATCACAACAGATCTCAAAACATTAATCATATATCATAACACCTGGCTTCTAAAAGGCGTAACATACAATCTAATATTAAATCCAAATTGTATAACTGATTTGGCAGGAAATGGTTTAATAACACAGTACAACACCTCCTTTAAAACAGTTACTACAACAACCTCCGCACTCTCCAAAACTCCAGTAAATACTGCACCAACAGTAACCAGCACAAATCCTGTCAACAATGCAGTGAATATTCCAACCAACAAAATAATCAAAATCAACTTCAGCGAAGCAATTAAATTTGGGACAAAGTGCTGGATAGAACTTAAAACTTCCAGTGGGAAAACAATAGCATTCAAAAAAACAATAAGCGGTAAAACACTTAGTATAACACCTACCTCAGCATTAGCAAAAGGAACCACTTACACAATTATCATACACTCCAACAGCATCACAGATCTAACAGGAAAAGGACTAGCAACAGCATACACAACCAAATTTAAAACAGTAACTGTATAA
- a CDS encoding 50S ribosomal protein L40e, with protein sequence MARFEEAENRLFKIKICLKCNARNPPTAKTCRKCGYKGLRYKAKEPRG encoded by the coding sequence ATGGCTAGATTTGAAGAAGCAGAAAATAGACTGTTCAAGATTAAGATTTGCCTTAAATGTAACGCAAGAAACCCTCCAACCGCTAAAACATGCAGAAAATGCGGTTACAAGGGCTTAAGATACAAGGCTAAAGAACCGAGAGGTTAA
- a CDS encoding geranylgeranylglyceryl/heptaprenylglyceryl phosphate synthase produces the protein MNVENYIRQTLKDHKIHLTLLDPEEQRPEEAVLIAKEAVSGGTDGIMLGGSTTDSAELDATAKALKENVDVPIILFPGNISGVSQYADAIFFMSLLNSSNPYWITGAQALGAPIIKKMGIETISMGYLVVEPGGTVGWVGDAKLIPRIKPDLAAAYAIAAEFMGMKLLYLEAGSGANQHIPEKMIQSVKKSTGSIVIVGGGIRTGEDAANVAAAGADILVTGTIVEKSSNIKDKIKELVDGIRSAKD, from the coding sequence ATGAACGTTGAAAACTACATCAGACAAACTCTAAAGGATCACAAGATACATCTTACCCTTCTTGATCCCGAGGAGCAGAGACCTGAAGAGGCAGTATTGATCGCAAAAGAAGCTGTTTCTGGAGGTACTGATGGGATAATGTTGGGAGGTTCAACAACAGATTCAGCAGAGCTTGATGCAACAGCAAAAGCTCTTAAAGAAAATGTTGACGTACCAATAATACTTTTTCCAGGTAATATAAGTGGTGTTAGCCAATATGCTGATGCCATATTTTTCATGAGCCTTTTAAACTCAAGCAATCCCTATTGGATAACCGGAGCCCAGGCATTGGGTGCTCCAATCATAAAGAAAATGGGAATTGAAACTATATCTATGGGATATTTGGTTGTTGAACCTGGAGGCACAGTTGGATGGGTAGGAGATGCAAAACTTATACCTAGAATCAAACCAGATTTAGCAGCAGCTTATGCAATAGCTGCAGAATTTATGGGCATGAAACTCCTTTACCTTGAAGCAGGATCAGGGGCAAATCAACATATTCCTGAAAAAATGATACAATCTGTAAAAAAATCTACAGGCAGCATTGTTATTGTTGGCGGAGGAATTAGAACTGGCGAAGATGCTGCTAATGTTGCAGCAGCAGGTGCTGATATATTAGTAACTGGAACAATTGTAGAAAAAAGCTCCAATATCAAAGACAAAATAAAAGAATTAGTTGATGGAATCAGATCAGCTAAAGATTGA